From a single Ensifer adhaerens genomic region:
- a CDS encoding branched-chain amino acid transport system permease protein, producing MTWDIMLILLVDGLSTGAIYLLAGLGFVLVFSVTRVIFIPSGDIAAFAALTLAAFQSRMVPGSIWLVAGMAVLACLAECTTLLRNGATRQVPRAIFFYAVLPLIPCGIGLAIATHDVPEALRIATTIGLILPMGVLIDRLTLRPLADASTLILFIVAIAVHFLIAGIGLIAFGPEGVRTTPILDGMVSLPGDILIPAQQVLMMVVALLLSLVFYLFFGRSITGKALRATASNRVGARLMGIRPERAAATAYLIAAALAAVVGILIAPITTMYYDSGFMIGLKASVGAIIGGMASYPITALGSVFIGILESWASFVASDYKEIIIFSVVIPVLIWRSFAVHRDSDEEIEELA from the coding sequence ATGACTTGGGACATTATGTTGATCTTGCTGGTCGATGGGCTTTCGACCGGCGCAATCTATCTGTTGGCCGGACTGGGCTTCGTCCTCGTGTTTTCGGTCACGCGGGTCATTTTCATTCCCTCCGGCGACATCGCCGCCTTTGCAGCGCTGACGCTGGCCGCCTTCCAGAGCCGCATGGTGCCGGGCTCCATCTGGCTGGTCGCCGGCATGGCGGTTCTCGCCTGTCTGGCGGAATGCACCACGCTCCTTCGCAACGGAGCCACAAGGCAGGTGCCCAGAGCAATCTTCTTCTATGCGGTCCTGCCTCTCATCCCCTGCGGCATCGGGCTGGCGATTGCCACCCACGACGTTCCGGAAGCACTGCGGATCGCCACGACCATCGGACTGATCCTGCCCATGGGTGTGCTGATCGACCGGCTGACACTCCGCCCGCTTGCCGATGCGTCGACGCTGATCCTGTTCATCGTTGCGATTGCCGTTCACTTCCTCATTGCAGGCATCGGGCTCATCGCCTTCGGACCGGAGGGGGTCCGCACCACTCCCATTCTCGACGGCATGGTTTCGCTGCCGGGCGACATTCTCATTCCTGCGCAGCAGGTGCTGATGATGGTCGTCGCGCTGCTCCTGAGCCTGGTCTTCTACCTGTTCTTCGGCCGCTCCATAACCGGCAAGGCGCTGCGCGCTACCGCGTCGAACCGGGTCGGCGCGCGGCTCATGGGCATCCGTCCGGAACGGGCGGCGGCCACCGCCTATCTGATCGCCGCGGCCCTTGCCGCCGTGGTCGGCATTCTGATCGCGCCGATCACCACCATGTATTACGATTCCGGCTTCATGATCGGCCTCAAGGCCTCCGTGGGCGCCATTATCGGTGGCATGGCGAGCTATCCGATTACAGCTCTCGGCTCGGTCTTCATCGGCATCCTGGAAAGCTGGGCCTCGTTCGTTGCCAGCGACTACAAGGAAATCATCATCTTCAGCGTGGTCATTCCGGTCCTGATCTGGCGATCCTTTGCCGTCCATCGCGACAGTGACGAAGAAATCGAGGAGCTCGCTTGA
- a CDS encoding amino acid/amide ABC transporter substrate-binding protein, HAAT family (TC 3.A.1.4.-), with protein sequence MKNCNSRQTSTQAATELGRRHFLKQGAGVVAAAAAFSALPAGLVSLARAEGGEIVVGFITSMSGPVSSLGIPYDQGMKAALAFRSKVGDKPVRLIALDDASDPTNAAVNARKLIQENNVDVIIGTAGSPGALAIATVCAETKTPLICIANANPQGEPGNWTITIPQPAPLMIAGTVAHMKQAGIKSVGYIGFADPWGDLVYNALMDASPAAGIKVTSNERYARSDTSVTGQALKVSSTRPDAVIAGGSGTPGALPYLALRERGYKGQFYGTPAIINPAFVKVGGAAVEGLIASTGPVVVFDQLPDSDPTKAVSQEFAKALKATVPDAVPNAFSGYSFDAWVLFLAAAETALKTAQPGTPQFKLAMRDALTNAKEIVGCHGVYNFKPGSRYGNDERSRVLVKLEKGEWKLMA encoded by the coding sequence ATGAAAAACTGCAATTCCAGACAAACTTCCACGCAGGCCGCGACAGAACTCGGCCGTCGCCATTTCCTGAAACAGGGTGCAGGCGTGGTCGCGGCAGCCGCTGCATTTTCCGCGCTTCCGGCCGGGCTTGTCTCGCTGGCCCGCGCTGAAGGCGGCGAGATTGTCGTCGGCTTCATCACCTCCATGTCCGGCCCGGTCTCCTCGCTCGGCATCCCCTATGATCAGGGCATGAAGGCCGCTCTCGCCTTCAGGAGCAAGGTCGGCGACAAGCCGGTCAGGCTGATCGCGCTGGATGATGCCTCCGATCCGACCAATGCGGCTGTCAACGCACGCAAGCTGATCCAGGAGAACAATGTCGATGTCATCATCGGCACGGCAGGATCGCCGGGCGCTCTGGCGATTGCAACCGTCTGCGCGGAAACGAAAACGCCGCTGATCTGTATCGCAAATGCCAATCCGCAAGGTGAACCCGGTAACTGGACGATCACGATCCCGCAGCCTGCCCCGCTGATGATTGCCGGCACGGTTGCCCATATGAAGCAGGCCGGCATCAAGTCGGTCGGCTATATCGGTTTCGCCGATCCCTGGGGCGATCTAGTCTACAACGCGCTGATGGACGCAAGCCCTGCTGCCGGCATCAAGGTGACATCCAACGAGCGCTACGCCCGCAGCGATACATCCGTCACGGGCCAGGCGCTCAAGGTCTCTTCGACACGGCCCGACGCGGTGATCGCCGGCGGCTCCGGCACGCCCGGCGCACTGCCCTATCTTGCGCTGCGTGAGCGCGGCTACAAGGGCCAGTTCTACGGCACGCCGGCCATCATCAACCCCGCTTTCGTGAAGGTGGGCGGCGCAGCGGTGGAGGGGCTGATCGCATCGACAGGTCCGGTCGTGGTATTCGACCAGCTTCCTGATTCCGATCCGACCAAGGCTGTTTCGCAGGAGTTCGCCAAGGCATTGAAGGCCACCGTTCCGGATGCCGTACCCAACGCGTTCTCCGGCTATTCCTTCGATGCCTGGGTGCTTTTCCTCGCAGCCGCAGAGACCGCGCTCAAGACGGCCCAGCCGGGAACCCCGCAGTTCAAGCTGGCCATGCGCGATGCACTGACCAATGCGAAGGAAATCGTGGGCTGCCACGGCGTCTACAACTTCAAGCCCGGCTCGCGCTACGGCAATGACGAGCGCTCGCGCGTTCTCGTCAAGCTGGAAAAGGGCGAGTGGAAGCTGATGGCCTGA